tataaatatataaatatatatatataatatatataatatatatatatatatataataaatatatatatatataatataatatatataatatatatatataaatatatataaatatatatatataaatatatatatataatatatattatataatatatatatatatatataatatataatatatatatatataaatatatatatatatatatataaatatatataatataatatatataaatatataaatatatatatatatatatatatataatataaatatatatatatatatatataaatatatatatatatatatataataattatatatatatatatatatataaatatatatatatatatataaatatatattatatatatatatatatatatatataatatatatatatatatatataaatatatatatatatatataaatatatatatataatatatatatatatatataaatatatataaatatatatatataaatatatatatataaatatatatatataatatataaatatatatatataatatatatatatatatatataaatattatatataaatatataatataaatataatatatataatataaatatatatatatatatataaatatatatatatatatatatatataaataatatatataaaatatatatatatatatatatataaatatatatatatataaatatataaatatatatatataaatatataaatatatataatatatatataaatatatatatataaatatatatataatatatataaatatatatatatataatatatataatatataatatatatattatatattatatatatatatatatatatataaattatataatatatataaatatataatatatatatataaatatatatatatatatatatatatatatatatatatatatatataatataaatatatatatataatatatatataaaatatattatatatatatataaatatatatatatatatatataatatatatatatatatataataatatatatatatatatatataatatatatattatatatatataaatatatatatatataaatatatataatatatatatatataaatatatataaatatataaatatatatatatatatatatatatatataaatatatatatataatatattatataaatataatatatatataatatataatatataataaatatatatatatatatatatatatataaatatataaaatatatatatatatatataaatatataaatatatatatatatatatataaaaattatattataaatatatatatatatatatatatataaatatatatatatatatatatatataaatatatatatatatatatatataaatatatatataatatatatatatatatattatataaatatatatatatatatatatataaatatatatatatatatatataataaatatataatatatatataaattatatatatatataaatatatatatatataatataataatatatatataatatatatatataaatatatatataatatatatatataatatatatatataaatatatatatatatatatataaaatatatatataatatatatatataaatatatatattataaatatatataatatatatatatataaatatatatatatatatatataaatatataatatatattatatatatatatataattatatatatatatatatatatatatataaataatatatatatatatatatattatatatatatattaaatatatatatatatatatatatatataatatatatatatatatataatatatatatatataaatatatatatatatatatatatatatacgtgtttgtctCATTagcaccgcttcacaaccggtgttgaccgatagaataaataccaggttaaaaaaaaagtactaagtTCGATTCagctgactaaaaattcttcatggcggtgccccagcgtcgccgcagactgaaacaagtaaaatacaatagaaaaaaaaaagaaagataaaagagtaaacataAAGAAAATGGATTCTCTCTTAGTTTTGATAATgagtattccattttcttttatgaaCTCTAAGTAATGGTTGAATTATAGTATAAGTGGCTGGGACttccacaaatatttatattcttagcAATAGACAGACCCTTTGTTACAGGTATCGACTATTTGATGGACAACATAGTTTGTCTACCTGAATGTACAAAGTAAAACGAAGCTAAGGTAGAAAAAACTTATCTTAAGACGTTACATGAGTGATTATGTACCATGATTGTAAAATGGTGATTATGAGGGACGCTTAACTATTTGGAGTTGTGAGGAGCGTAGTTACTCCTTAATTACCATTATTGCCAGGTCCATTCTGACTCAGAATAATGGTACACGTCAGGGTCCAATCTTTGGATTAAATAGATTTCCCAAGATTTGAGGAGGTTCACGTTATTCTTGACAAAAACGTGGGGTGAGGCAACTTTTCTACCCTGGTATGAAACTCGCAGCCAAAATAGTACCAGTCATCTTGCTATGCTTGTCACTGGAACCTACTATGGCAACCGAGAGACGCAAAAGAGCGCACAAGCTTTTTTTCACTTAAATCCATTGGCGTACAGGTGCCACTAGCATTTCATTCTTGATCCGTTTTGAATTTTATAGTCCCATGGCGATGGATGCGCTGCCATATTTAAACGCATATCCGCACACATGCaaagataaaagtaaaacagAACAATCAAGCTAAATGAGAGACGTCTGTCACCTGGCAAGATGAgacaatcatcatcactatcatagatagatacacacattatttacaatatatatatatatatatgtgtgtgtgtgcgttatttccatatgtatattatacacacacacaccatcaacatCAATTTCAGTCCccatttctatgcttgcatgaaggAGTTTATTGAAGCTAATTTTCTACAGTCGGattcccttcctgtcaccaatcctcacctctttccaagcaaagtaatatttccccacggTCGGCAGGAATGCTTTTCCAGAATATTACAAATTTATGACACTACCAGTATGACAGCGACtctacgggtttctttcagtttccatcaaccgaattggctcacaaggctttggtcagcccggggctatagcagaagacaggcAGTGGGAAAGAACAGGAAATCATGTAACCACAAAGTcactccagagagagagagagattgtgactGTCAAGTAGAATCGGCACAACAGGGCTGGACGTAATACAATCCATCCAATGAACTTTTACGGTTGCCATCtccccaatttcactcacaacgcTTGGACTGACCTATGGATGCAACTCATTTAAAATACAGCAGCTACAAtaatagagagaagaaagaaatttgATCGTATCTCCGAACTTGTAATGGTCTCCACACTGACCTCCTGTAAAAGTCTGAATAACATTTAATATCCTAATGCTGACGTTGAAAGTTGTACATGGCCTTACTTCTCAATACCATAGAGAACTGCATCGTGAAAAGGAGATAACTGTATTTGAAAGCTATGGTAACTAGGCTTTTTGCAAGTCAGCTCCAGTTCTCTAGAATGAGCTAGCTACCTGTCTGTATGACCTGCACCATTTAACGTCAGCTGTCACATAAAATTTGAGGACTTTCTTTTCAGGAAATAGCAATGAACAGTCTTTCACATTGTTGTTTATATGAACGGACGACTAGGGTGcctatgaacattttttttttttgatggatCTAtaagtactttattattattgacaaagcagtgcatgccatcaaagtgacactggggtacaaatatacaaagcccaatatatacccatcatgactacctgtcatacactaggcatatgcatcacaactatatgtgcaaaacatggtgatctcatatcaagataagcagcgcattaccttgcaggtggggcccagttagaattttcttcaggtcaagcagcccatcctgctcaaaaggtccttaaataagggttgttttaaggatgatgaacaaaatacccatgtttccagaggtgaattattcaaaccccaaggaattcctctcaacatatggctatgatgatcccccactacttctcgTGGATCAGAGATGCAAGTATCATCAGctggttaaggtaaaacaactgacaaacaaatctgtggtattgagcagaatatttgctgtagctcatcttttataacaagacaaaacaatgtacatgataacacttccaatcagttaatatcaAAAGCCATGGGAGcaactgcttggtactgcattattGTTATATTAGACATTTGCctaaatgccatgcagtggagccAAACTGGTGctcatggttgagaagcaaacatcttagcTACATCCACTTTCTCACATAGGtccttataataatgatttccagCTCCAAGAGGTTTCAAAACATCAGCATTTAATTGTAATTACTGTAATCTATGCATAAGGGATGTTACCCACTTCCTGTAAGATACTAATTGCTTACTTGTAAAACTAAATGTTGCTGTCCACATTCAGATAAAGAAAAAAGACGTGTAAATTTATAAGTGTCATACTCAGAGATTTGATGAAACACCTGCATTTGATCTGAACTTGTAAAACATAGTGCTGGCAATTGCTTCATAGCAACAGCTATTTttgtacagacacacatgtgcattaataacaaatacatgcataaaggTGGCACTCCAGTATGGCTTTAACTATTATTGCTAAAACAAAGTAATTCTGAGCTTAGGTATGTAACCTTAGTACCAAAATGTTCTTATCTTTACTAATTATATTCTTGAAGAGAGAAGCTGATTCCAGCCATAAAAATCCCAGCTTTTGTTATTAGACAGTGTATATTCTGGATTATGCATTCCTTTTTAAAGTGGtaattatttctagtaggttgagagACCACATAGAAGCATTTCAAGGGGTTGTATTATTAAAGGAAATAAGCACATAATTTAACAGTTACCATGCTGAAACTGTTTCAATGAAACCACCTTAGATACTAAAATAAAagcttgtttttctttattactttgcCAGTCTTCACACTGTGTCAACTTTAGcacaaatgattttgaaatacATGTTAGCTACATCTGTCACTATTTATTCCAGTCCAGTCAAAAACTTCTTGAACTTGCAGATGGTGATTGAATGTCAGGTCATGTCATTTAGTCACTAAATAATATAATAGCTTCTCTAATCACAGAGCTTCATTTCAATAAACTATTATACAAATCTGCCTGGAGATCAATGAGAAAAGCAGCAATTGAAGCTATTGTGAATAGGTAGTTTGGCCATTTGAGGGAAACAAATTCGAcaactaaataataaaaatattaatgaacaaTGAACATTATAAAACATCTTGTCTGCGATgtcaatgttaataataaaaacaataacattgaTTTCAGATGTTTTTACTCACTACCAATAGTGGATGAGCTCTACAAACTTGAACtaaaaatcaagttttaggaGTATAGCTTCTATAAACGCGCAAAATAAAAACTTGCAAATTTTAAtagatttataaaaaatttaaaaccattccAATTCATAATGGATAAAATCTGAATTGAAGAGTCAATTCCGGACACAAAGTTTAGACTGGGCAGTGAAAAATCTAAAGATGTCACAGAGTTTTCTCAAACATTgttaaatattacaatataattttaataaataagttGATATTTTCATAATGTTAGTAACTGTAAATAATGAACCAACttaatttactttcatttcattgtctCAAAAGTTCAAATTGTTCAATTCAGTAGCaaataaggagaaaaaataataaattcaccATTTTGAGCTACTGGATTACTTGAAACACTAACAATGCCTGTGagctttgttttacttgtttctgtgtttgtatgataatttatatatatatacaaaggaaatataaaatttttaaatagagGCCACAATTCAATAAAGGGAAAATCTAGATTTAATGAACAAGTCAAACATCTTCATTAGCAAACTGGACTGTATGACTAGGAAGTAGAACGGTGCTAGCAGAGTACCAACCGATCCTAATTTAAATTAGGCACTTGAAATTGTTTTAATAGTCAAACACATGCACTACACATTGTATGTCTAtgagtgcatgaatgtatgcatgcatgcatgtaagaatGCAAGCATGAATCTAAATATGAGAAAGTATTATGATATCAAatcacttatgtatacatatgcatgactgtagtatgtgtgtatttgtataaaacTGTGCTTGAATGTAAAGGGTTACAGTGCTAAAACTATAAAATCTATCTTTAAAATACTGAATCTTTACAACTGTTATATGTTGTTTTAATTTGTAATACTCTGAaaattttctgtttgtctttcattAGACTTGAGATACTGCCGTGCAATTTCTAAATCTCTTTGCTGTTCTTTTAAGATTTCTTTCAGTCGTTTAATACGATCAGAAGAGTCACAAGAGGAACCTATTAATGGTAAGTTATTTTTTGGGGGAATATCAAGTTCAGTTAGTGGTTTTGGAGTGTCTGAAAATGTTAATCTTGGTGTTGTTTCTACTGCCTGGTGATAGTGAGGTTTGTCATGATACaacaatgtatttatttttcctttactttcttgttgttcattacAAACTTTTATATCAGGTTTTCCAATAAATGTTTCgctttttaatttcttctttttatctattggatacattattttatcagttcTAAAACCATTGTTGAATTGCTTTGAATCTTCTGACTTAAGGTTTTTGTTTAATTCACTAGAagcaaattctttcttttttgagTATTTTGTGGTAATTTTTTCTCGTATTCCTTTCAGAACAGTCATCCTTGGAGATGATATGTCTGtcttcacttttttcttcaaataatttaTCTTTCCATGATTTACAGGTTTCTTTGAAGGGCAGCTAACACATCCTACACATTTGCATTCAGAACCAACACCATTAGCAATAGCTTTCATCTTAGACTTTCGGCAGTATTTTTTCCTTGTATGAGAACATTTAGCAATTTCAGGAATAATTTTCCAATAGAAATCTATTTCACCACTTCTTGGAACAATTCCAGTTGTAGACCCTAACTCACTGAGAAAATTATGACGACATTCTTTTGAACATTTTTCTGAAGTTTTGACTGTAGCTAAGCTATCATTGGTATTCATTAAGGAGAAGTCACTAGGAAGATTTAATTTGGGAACAACAAGATAACAACTAAAGCAGCGTGCTAATTCCCTAGAGACATAGCAGTGGCTGCTGATTTTACCCCCAACCCCACCTGACAAGTCGCAACACTTTTTGGATTTATCTGTATTGACTGTTGAACTGCGACAAAGTCCAAGATATTTAAAAAAGCTGTTAAGTTTCCGCTCCTCATCAGTAATAGGCTTTAAACTTTCAAAGTCATTTGCATGGCAACTTACAGTGATATCTTCCCTACTGATAGgtaaattattatttaacactGACTTGGATTCCCTAAGTGGTTTACTTGCTTTGATTTTTTTAGGTTTGTTGTCCCGCTGctttttatttacaaatttgGGAGTCTTTTGAGGAGGTCGTCCTCGTGGTCTTTGCAAACTTGGTTTCCgttttgttttcacattttccTTGGATTCTATTGAAATTTTACCTGAAATATTAAGACCTAGCTTTGACGGTTTAAAACCTAATGTTGAAGGAACTAAATTGAGATCACATTTGTTTTCTGAATTGTCAGCAAGAGAATATATTGAGTCTATCTTCAGGGCAAGTGGAGGGTCCGAACAATTGCCTGTAGTGTTTAGTAAAACTGGGTTTGTCAAAACAGAAGTGTTACCAAACGCTCCCTGAGTAAAATGAGATGAATTATGAGTGATGGGGTGGTTATGAGGGACAGGATTTATTTGGTGTGCTTGAGAAACTGGATTACTGTTGTGCTCTCGAGTACCTGGATTTATGTATTGCCCATAAGGAGAACCGAGAGCAAAATTCGAGTCAACTGGTTGAGATCTTTGTAATGGTAGAGTTTGGTTTTGAAATTGGCTATAATCTATAGAGGGAGAAGTAAAACAGTTATGGGAAAGAGGACTATAAAACatttggagttgatttgtttgattaagagTAGGATGAGGATTTGGCAGTGAATGAAGAGCCATGTTAGGATGATAAAACTGTTGAACAGGAACATATTTAGACTTTCTCACTTGATTAGAGCATGTGTTTTTTGATTCAATGTTTGTAAAAGGTTGTGGAACAACTTGAAGTGTCAGGTTTAATGGTTGTGACATTGTAGCTGTGTGATCAGAGAGTTCCGGTTTTGAATTGTATGAAGAAAAGATCAATGGAGATGGCATTGAGGGAGAAGTGGTCAAGATATTATTGGAATTAGAATGAAACATAGAAGAATGTGGTAAagacatttttatatttgatgaaattttatcacCTTTGAACTGTTTGAAGTTTTGACTTGCAAGAGCTGGTTCCCGATGGAGATCAGAATTGACATTCTTTTTTGAATTTGTTATAAGGGAAGCATTGTTTGGAACAATAGTTGCCACCGGTATCAGTTTTGTACAGTCATTTCCAAAGAATGTTTGTGATGCTGGTTTCATAAAGCTATTTGATTTTTCCCCAGCAGTAATCACATAAGTGTCTGATTTTGGTTG
This DNA window, taken from Octopus sinensis linkage group LG4, ASM634580v1, whole genome shotgun sequence, encodes the following:
- the LOC115210227 gene encoding uncharacterized protein LOC115210227, which translates into the protein MDSLTLISRPIDVMKLKSFSQLNTVCYNGDTIRMNPSVQNKGDMILSSETKNFTELFPRESSFPSMKKTSDVECVPLAGSSLQSTTGHLPCVTTPLVAFVNPTATSLMSQTLKPVSSTSNSSPLCSSSQVAGKNNLHQQSAQQLIFVKSSVSQPKSDTYVITAGEKSNSFMKPASQTFFGNDCTKLIPVATIVPNNASLITNSKKNVNSDLHREPALASQNFKQFKGDKISSNIKMSLPHSSMFHSNSNNILTTSPSMPSPLIFSSYNSKPELSDHTATMSQPLNLTLQVVPQPFTNIESKNTCSNQVRKSKYVPVQQFYHPNMALHSLPNPHPTLNQTNQLQMFYSPLSHNCFTSPSIDYSQFQNQTLPLQRSQPVDSNFALGSPYGQYINPGTREHNSNPVSQAHQINPVPHNHPITHNSSHFTQGAFGNTSVLTNPVLLNTTGNCSDPPLALKIDSIYSLADNSENKCDLNLVPSTLGFKPSKLGLNISGKISIESKENVKTKRKPSLQRPRGRPPQKTPKFVNKKQRDNKPKKIKASKPLRESKSVLNNNLPISREDITVSCHANDFESLKPITDEERKLNSFFKYLGLCRSSTVNTDKSKKCCDLSGGVGGKISSHCYVSRELARCFSCYLVVPKLNLPSDFSLMNTNDSLATVKTSEKCSKECRHNFLSELGSTTGIVPRSGEIDFYWKIIPEIAKCSHTRKKYCRKSKMKAIANGVGSECKCVGCVSCPSKKPVNHGKINYLKKKVKTDISSPRMTVLKGIREKITTKYSKKKEFASSELNKNLKSEDSKQFNNGFRTDKIMYPIDKKKKLKSETFIGKPDIKVCNEQQESKGKINTLLYHDKPHYHQAVETTPRLTFSDTPKPLTELDIPPKNNLPLIGSSCDSSDRIKRLKEILKEQQRDLEIARQYLKSNERQTENFQSITN